The following are from one region of the Quercus robur chromosome 1, dhQueRobu3.1, whole genome shotgun sequence genome:
- the LOC126728733 gene encoding tropinone reductase homolog At2g29260, chloroplastic-like — translation MATNFESVFHISQLAYPPLKASGVGSIVFTSSVSSFVSLKSMSVQGATKGAINQLTKTLACEWAKDNIRSNAVAPWYIRTSMVEHVTPDCYVTINRVQHHVGKGRCLNFSMEVIPHTPTAITDSNTPPNYNHLRGVKYN, via the exons ATGGCAACCAATTTTGAATCTGTTTTCCATATTTCTCAACTTGCTTATCCACCTCTCAAAGCATCAGGAGTGGGAAGCATTGTATTCACCTCCTCTGTATCGAGTTTTGTTTCACTGAAGTCTATGTCTGTTCAGGGAGCTACCAAAG GAGCAATTAATCAACTTACTAAAACTTTGGCTTGTGAGTGGGCGAAAGACAATATAAGAAGTAATGCAGTTGCACCTTGGTACATCAGAACCTCAATGGTGGAGCACGTAACTCCAGATTGTTATGTGACCATTAATCGTGTGCAACACCATGTTGGCAAGGGCCGTTGCCTTAATTTCTCCATGGAAGTTATCCCCCACACTCCCACAGCCATCACCGACTCAAACACCCCCCCTAACTATAATCATTTAAGGGgagtaaaatataattaa